A portion of the Thermoflexus hugenholtzii JAD2 genome contains these proteins:
- a CDS encoding ATP-binding protein encodes MEAGSGDGRVWIRVQDTGPGIPPEELPRLFEPFYRGRQGGRPGLGLGLFLARTIVEAHGGHLEITSEPGAGSAFTLILPAAHPDRRGSAC; translated from the coding sequence ATGGAGGCCGGGAGTGGGGATGGGAGGGTATGGATCCGGGTTCAGGACACCGGGCCGGGGATCCCGCCGGAGGAACTGCCCCGGCTGTTCGAGCCCTTTTATCGGGGGCGTCAGGGAGGGCGGCCCGGCTTGGGGCTGGGCCTGTTCCTGGCCCGGACCATCGTGGAAGCCCATGGAGGGCATCTGGAGATAACCAGTGAGCCGGGGGCGGGGAGCGCTTTCACCCTGATCCTGCCGGCAGCCCATCCGGATCGAAGGGGGAGCGCATGCTGA
- the gltB gene encoding glutamate synthase large subunit, with protein sequence MEGIHRRERDACGIGLLARPGGPADHELLWMALQALDRMAHRGATADDGRTGDGAGVLTALPRRLLLRFLEAQGLGVAPERLAAAMLFLPPDPSAQEKARALLKASFGEQGFALLAWRPVPIRTEVLGPRARATCPAIVQALLADERSDNPEGIDRRLYRARRRSEREAAAEGLSLYVASASSRTIVYKALVLSRDLPRFYPDLEDPAFETDFVIFHQRFSTNTLPAWTRAQPFRTLCHNGEINTLQGNIHGMRAREARLASPLWGDSIEDLRPIIDPEGSDSAMLDNVVEFLVHSGYDIRHALRMLIPEAWEKSPELDEAAWGFYAYHQGLIEPWDGPAAVLFTDGRVVGALLDRNGLRPLRVLRTVDGLLYCGSEIGALEIPPERILRLDRLGPGQMLAVDLRTGRVQDPTALRAELSAQRPYAEWVRRHRVRLPEAPAHIPPSEPEALLRRQIAFGYTAEELALLLRPMAWTGQEPIGSMGDDTPLAMLSGWPRPLYNFFKQRFAQVTNPPIDPLRETRVMSLTVLLGARGNLLNPDEEAARLIELPGPILTPAQVAALRALPDPRFRSATLPMVWPMAAGPDGLRQALAELCRAAEQAVREGCALLILSDETVDTAHAPIPALLAVGAVHHHLIRTGQRTQASLIVVSGEPREVHHFACLIGYGASAICPYLALETVAALAMREGEGGRAGSPEEAIRRYIQAVEKGLLKVMARMGISTLDAYTGAQIFEIIGLQRELVEWAFAGTPAVFGPVGLEEIARRVAIWHRAAFASERPELPSPGFYKHRTRGEFHALNPEAIRALQEAVRTPEALGEGFPEAYRRYRAFAAHVHRESVDLRDRLRWESDRPPIPLDRVEPEEAILRRFSTAAMSHGALSPEAHEALAIAMNRLGLRSNSGEGGEDPDRYETERNSRAKQVASARFGVTPYYLISAEELQIKMAQGSKPGEGGHLPATKVTAEIARLRFAQPGIDLISPPPHHDIYSIEDLAQLIYDLKAIHPRAQVSVKLVSTIGVGVIAAGVAKAGADIILISGHAGGTGASPWSSIKNAGIPWEVGLAEAHRMLVACGLRDRVRLRVDGGLRTGRDVVIAALLGADEFSFGTVPLIALGCVMARVCHQNTCPTGVATQDPERRAKFAGRPEHVMVYFRMVAHEVREILASMGYTRLGEVIGRTDLLKAVDDSVDWEAVLRPATPPPAVPAAPRVWSFALNDQIVRDAVHARMEGRPVRGIYRIRNVDRAVGARLAGEIARRYREAGLPEGTVTLLFIGEAGQSFGAFAHRGMRLILIGAANDGVGKGLGGGELIIRPPHDLRDPNPVLIGNAALYGATGGWLFVAGRAGDRFAVRNSGAWAVVEGVGDHGCEYMTGGGAVILGPVGDNFGAGMTGGVAYVLDEREELERRYNPQLVRIEPVEDPQEIAFLQAILERHARLTGSPRAQELLARWPEPLARFRRVQPRGLARIFLPPPDALPAAELAIPTPLDLQGFSVRLPEPMGFSFR encoded by the coding sequence ATGGAGGGAATCCACCGACGGGAGCGCGACGCATGCGGGATCGGGCTGCTCGCCCGTCCCGGAGGCCCAGCGGATCACGAATTGCTCTGGATGGCCCTTCAGGCCCTGGACCGCATGGCCCATCGCGGGGCCACCGCAGATGATGGGCGGACCGGCGATGGGGCGGGGGTGCTGACCGCCCTCCCCCGCCGGTTGCTCCTGCGTTTCCTGGAGGCCCAGGGCCTGGGCGTCGCTCCTGAACGTTTGGCTGCCGCCATGCTGTTCCTGCCTCCGGATCCCTCCGCTCAGGAAAAGGCCCGCGCCCTCTTGAAGGCTTCCTTCGGGGAGCAGGGATTCGCTCTCCTGGCCTGGCGCCCCGTGCCGATCCGGACGGAGGTCCTCGGCCCCCGGGCCCGGGCCACATGCCCGGCCATCGTTCAGGCCCTGCTGGCGGATGAGCGAAGCGACAACCCGGAGGGAATTGACCGCCGGCTGTATCGGGCCCGCCGCCGGAGCGAGCGGGAGGCGGCCGCCGAAGGGCTCTCCCTCTATGTTGCCTCCGCCTCCTCCCGAACCATCGTTTATAAAGCCCTGGTCCTCTCCCGAGATCTGCCGCGTTTCTATCCGGATCTGGAGGACCCGGCCTTCGAGACGGACTTCGTGATCTTCCACCAGCGTTTCAGCACCAATACCCTGCCCGCCTGGACCCGGGCTCAGCCCTTCCGCACCCTCTGCCACAACGGGGAGATCAACACCCTCCAGGGGAACATCCATGGGATGCGCGCCCGGGAGGCCAGGCTGGCTTCCCCGCTCTGGGGAGACTCCATCGAGGACCTGCGGCCGATCATCGACCCCGAGGGCTCGGACTCCGCCATGCTGGACAACGTGGTGGAGTTCCTGGTCCACTCCGGCTACGACATCCGCCACGCCCTGCGCATGCTGATCCCGGAGGCCTGGGAGAAATCCCCCGAGCTGGATGAGGCAGCATGGGGCTTCTACGCTTACCATCAGGGCCTGATCGAGCCGTGGGATGGCCCGGCCGCGGTGCTGTTCACCGATGGGCGCGTGGTGGGCGCGCTGCTGGACCGCAACGGCCTGCGCCCGTTGCGGGTGCTGCGAACGGTGGACGGCCTGCTCTACTGCGGCTCCGAGATCGGGGCCCTGGAGATCCCCCCCGAACGGATCCTGCGGCTGGACCGCCTGGGGCCGGGCCAGATGCTGGCAGTGGATCTCCGCACCGGCCGGGTGCAGGATCCCACCGCCCTGCGGGCCGAGCTCAGCGCCCAGCGTCCCTACGCGGAGTGGGTGCGCCGCCATCGGGTGCGTCTTCCGGAGGCGCCCGCCCATATCCCGCCCTCCGAACCGGAGGCGCTCCTCCGGCGGCAGATCGCGTTCGGCTACACGGCGGAGGAGCTGGCCCTCCTGCTCCGCCCGATGGCCTGGACCGGCCAAGAGCCCATCGGCTCCATGGGCGATGACACGCCGCTGGCGATGCTCTCCGGGTGGCCCCGCCCCCTTTACAACTTTTTTAAGCAGCGCTTCGCCCAGGTGACGAACCCGCCCATCGATCCCCTGCGGGAGACCCGGGTGATGTCCCTGACCGTGCTGCTGGGCGCCCGTGGCAACCTGCTGAACCCGGATGAGGAGGCCGCTCGCCTCATCGAGCTCCCGGGGCCGATCCTCACCCCGGCCCAGGTCGCCGCCCTGCGGGCCTTGCCGGATCCCCGCTTCCGCTCCGCCACGCTCCCCATGGTGTGGCCGATGGCGGCCGGGCCGGATGGATTGCGACAGGCCCTGGCGGAGCTGTGTCGGGCCGCCGAGCAGGCCGTTCGGGAGGGATGCGCCCTGCTGATCCTCAGCGATGAAACGGTCGACACAGCCCACGCCCCCATCCCAGCCCTGCTGGCCGTCGGCGCGGTGCACCACCACCTGATCCGGACCGGCCAGCGGACCCAGGCGAGCCTGATCGTGGTCTCCGGGGAGCCCCGGGAGGTCCACCATTTCGCCTGCTTGATCGGGTATGGCGCCTCGGCGATCTGCCCCTATCTGGCCCTCGAGACCGTCGCCGCCCTGGCGATGCGCGAAGGCGAAGGCGGGCGCGCCGGAAGCCCGGAGGAGGCGATCCGGCGTTACATCCAGGCGGTCGAGAAGGGCCTGCTCAAAGTGATGGCCCGCATGGGGATCTCCACCCTGGACGCCTACACAGGGGCCCAGATCTTCGAGATCATCGGCCTGCAACGGGAGCTGGTGGAATGGGCCTTCGCCGGCACCCCCGCGGTCTTCGGCCCGGTCGGCCTGGAGGAGATCGCCCGGCGTGTGGCGATCTGGCATCGGGCGGCCTTCGCCTCGGAACGCCCGGAGCTCCCCTCCCCGGGGTTCTACAAACACCGGACGCGCGGGGAGTTCCACGCCCTGAACCCGGAGGCCATTCGAGCGCTCCAGGAGGCCGTTCGGACCCCTGAGGCCCTGGGGGAAGGTTTCCCCGAGGCCTATCGCCGCTACCGAGCCTTCGCCGCCCATGTCCATCGGGAGTCGGTGGATCTGCGGGATCGGCTGCGCTGGGAGAGCGACCGCCCGCCGATCCCGCTGGACCGGGTGGAGCCGGAGGAGGCGATCCTCCGCCGCTTCTCCACGGCGGCGATGTCCCACGGCGCCCTCTCCCCAGAGGCCCACGAGGCCCTGGCCATCGCCATGAACCGCCTGGGGCTGCGCTCCAACAGCGGGGAGGGCGGCGAGGATCCCGACCGCTACGAGACCGAGCGGAACAGCCGGGCCAAGCAGGTGGCCTCCGCCCGCTTCGGCGTCACGCCGTATTACCTGATCTCCGCCGAGGAGCTCCAGATCAAGATGGCCCAGGGCTCCAAGCCCGGTGAGGGCGGGCACCTGCCGGCCACCAAGGTGACGGCCGAGATCGCCCGGCTGCGCTTCGCCCAGCCCGGCATCGACCTGATCTCGCCGCCTCCACATCACGACATCTACAGCATTGAGGATCTGGCCCAGCTGATCTACGACCTCAAGGCCATCCACCCGCGGGCTCAGGTCTCCGTGAAGCTGGTCTCCACCATCGGAGTGGGGGTGATCGCGGCCGGCGTGGCCAAGGCCGGGGCGGACATCATCCTGATCAGCGGCCACGCCGGCGGGACCGGGGCCTCGCCCTGGTCCTCGATCAAGAACGCGGGGATACCGTGGGAGGTCGGGCTGGCGGAGGCCCACCGGATGCTGGTGGCCTGCGGGCTCCGGGACCGCGTGCGGCTGCGCGTGGACGGGGGCCTGCGCACCGGACGGGATGTGGTGATCGCCGCCCTCCTGGGGGCGGATGAGTTCTCCTTCGGCACCGTTCCCCTCATCGCCCTGGGATGCGTGATGGCCCGGGTCTGCCATCAGAACACCTGTCCGACCGGGGTGGCCACCCAGGATCCGGAGCGCCGGGCGAAGTTCGCCGGGCGCCCGGAGCACGTGATGGTCTACTTCCGGATGGTGGCGCATGAGGTGCGGGAGATCCTGGCCTCCATGGGCTACACCCGCCTGGGGGAAGTGATCGGACGGACGGATCTGCTGAAGGCGGTGGATGATTCGGTGGACTGGGAGGCGGTGCTCCGCCCGGCGACGCCGCCCCCGGCCGTTCCCGCCGCCCCCCGGGTCTGGTCTTTCGCCCTCAACGATCAGATCGTGCGCGACGCGGTCCACGCGCGGATGGAGGGCCGGCCGGTGCGGGGGATTTACCGGATCCGCAACGTGGATCGCGCGGTGGGGGCGCGGCTGGCCGGGGAGATCGCCCGGCGGTATCGGGAGGCCGGGCTGCCGGAAGGCACCGTCACCTTGTTGTTCATCGGGGAAGCTGGCCAGAGCTTCGGGGCCTTCGCCCATCGGGGCATGCGGCTGATCCTGATCGGGGCCGCCAACGACGGCGTAGGCAAAGGGCTGGGGGGTGGGGAGCTCATCATCCGCCCGCCCCACGATCTGCGGGATCCGAACCCGGTGCTGATCGGCAACGCCGCCCTGTATGGGGCTACCGGCGGGTGGCTCTTCGTCGCCGGGCGGGCCGGCGATCGCTTCGCGGTGCGCAACAGCGGGGCGTGGGCCGTCGTGGAAGGCGTGGGGGATCACGGCTGTGAGTATATGACCGGCGGCGGCGCCGTGATCCTGGGTCCGGTGGGGGACAACTTTGGGGCGGGGATGACCGGAGGCGTGGCCTATGTCCTGGACGAGCGGGAGGAACTGGAGCGGCGCTACAACCCCCAGCTCGTCCGCATCGAGCCGGTGGAGGATCCACAGGAGATCGCGTTCCTGCAGGCGATCCTGGAGCGGCATGCCCGGCTCACCGGGAGCCCGCGGGCACAGGAGCTGCTCGCCCGCTGGCCGGAGCCCCTGGCCCGCTTCCGGCGGGTGCAGCCTCGGGGCCTGGCCCGGATTTTCCTCCCTCCGCCGGACGCGCTGCCCGCGGCGGAGCTCGCCATCCCCACGCCCCTCGATCTGCAGGGCTTCTCCGTCCGGCTCCCGGAGCCTATGGGCTTCTCATTTCGCTGA
- a CDS encoding cupredoxin domain-containing protein has translation MRLEGPDGAWISALGISLLLLGAAFGLLWRALRGARGDLPRPWVARGLWLGLFALLGLGLNLSSLRWAQAERPQAEEASTVEVVAWTWNYRIVPRSVPADTPVVFRVSSLDTLHSFGVYDPHNRLLFTVMAMPGHEERLRFRFTDPGRYTVRCLEYCGVGHGRMVTEFLVERRK, from the coding sequence ATGCGGCTGGAAGGACCCGATGGAGCGTGGATCAGCGCGCTGGGGATCTCCCTGTTGCTCTTGGGAGCCGCGTTCGGGCTCCTCTGGCGGGCGCTGCGAGGAGCCCGTGGGGATCTTCCACGGCCATGGGTTGCCCGGGGGCTCTGGCTCGGATTGTTTGCGCTGCTCGGGTTAGGCCTCAACCTGAGCAGCCTGCGCTGGGCCCAGGCCGAGCGCCCTCAGGCGGAGGAAGCATCTACCGTTGAGGTGGTGGCCTGGACCTGGAACTATCGGATCGTCCCCCGCTCAGTGCCTGCGGACACTCCGGTGGTCTTCCGGGTGTCCAGCCTGGACACCCTGCACTCCTTCGGGGTTTACGATCCCCACAACCGTCTCCTGTTCACGGTGATGGCCATGCCGGGCCATGAAGAGCGCCTGCGTTTTCGTTTCACCGATCCCGGACGATATACCGTGCGCTGTCTGGAATATTGCGGGGTCGGCCACGGTCGGATGGTGACCGAATTCCTGGTGGAAAGGAGGAAGTGA